One Dehalococcoidales bacterium DNA segment encodes these proteins:
- a CDS encoding FAD-dependent oxidoreductase, with protein sequence MAAGKEIKTIREPARDIRVFHEADVVVVGGGPGGHSAAVAAARGGAKTILLERYGHLGGMASGGLVILVPHMSDGISKEPQIAGLCLEWMERLGKIPGGKVGPELDEVGSTDPAVVARWKDHFSTVVGGKVRLTYTVDPEMLKCIMNDMVEEAGIKLSLHSWGTQALVENGAVKGVVFESKSGRQAVLGKVIIDGTGDADLLPSAGAAFDGALDAKLRSSMLALVFRIGNVDFKKYTEANARDPKKSRELMGELGKAAGTFFMPFPGHRDDVVWVNNWIPGLKSTDVEDLTTLEVSVRKMMRKGFDFIKARYPGFENSFILDTASQTGTRGSRRLVGEYILTGDDMNSSRKFEDTIAVIPKISSGQSGEGFALNTPQAGDTCAYIPYRALVPAKVEGLLIAGRSFSSDLIANDSMNLIPHCCAVGEAAGTAAALAVKQGIPVRKVDYKLLQKTLVQNGAALPGIKIN encoded by the coding sequence CAGCCGGTAAGGAAATTAAAACCATCAGGGAACCCGCCCGGGATATCAGGGTCTTCCACGAGGCGGATGTGGTGGTGGTGGGTGGCGGGCCGGGCGGGCATTCGGCGGCGGTGGCCGCGGCGCGCGGCGGCGCGAAAACGATTTTGCTGGAAAGGTACGGCCACCTGGGCGGCATGGCCAGCGGCGGTCTGGTTATCCTGGTGCCGCATATGAGCGACGGCATCAGCAAAGAGCCGCAGATTGCCGGACTCTGCCTGGAGTGGATGGAGCGGCTGGGCAAAATCCCCGGCGGCAAGGTGGGCCCGGAGCTTGATGAAGTAGGCTCGACCGACCCCGCGGTGGTCGCCCGCTGGAAAGACCACTTTTCCACCGTGGTGGGCGGCAAGGTCCGCTTGACCTATACGGTGGACCCGGAGATGCTGAAGTGCATTATGAACGACATGGTTGAGGAGGCGGGGATCAAGCTTTCGCTGCATTCCTGGGGCACGCAGGCGCTGGTGGAAAATGGCGCGGTCAAGGGCGTTGTTTTTGAAAGCAAATCCGGCCGTCAGGCGGTGCTGGGCAAGGTGATAATCGACGGCACCGGCGATGCCGATTTGCTTCCTTCCGCCGGGGCGGCGTTCGATGGCGCCCTGGACGCCAAATTAAGAAGCTCGATGCTGGCGCTGGTCTTCCGCATCGGGAATGTTGATTTCAAGAAATATACCGAAGCTAACGCGCGGGACCCTAAGAAGTCCCGCGAGCTGATGGGGGAGTTAGGCAAGGCGGCAGGGACGTTCTTTATGCCCTTCCCCGGCCACCGGGATGACGTGGTCTGGGTGAACAACTGGATACCCGGCCTGAAGTCCACTGATGTGGAAGACCTGACCACACTGGAGGTCAGCGTGCGTAAGATGATGCGCAAGGGGTTCGACTTTATAAAGGCCCGCTATCCCGGCTTCGAGAACAGCTTTATTCTGGATACCGCTTCGCAGACGGGTACCCGGGGCAGCCGCCGCCTGGTGGGGGAGTATATCCTCACCGGCGACGATATGAATTCCAGCCGCAAGTTCGAAGACACGATAGCCGTCATCCCCAAGATAAGCTCGGGCCAGTCCGGTGAAGGGTTCGCCCTGAACACTCCCCAGGCCGGTGATACCTGCGCCTATATACCCTACCGCGCTCTGGTGCCGGCTAAGGTGGAAGGCTTGCTTATCGCTGGCCGCAGCTTTTCCTCCGACCTTATTGCCAATGACAGCATGAATCTGATTCCCCACTGCTGCGCCGTCGGTGAAGCCGCCGGTACCGCCGCCGCTTTGGCCGTCAAACAGGGCATCCCCGTCCGTAAGGTGGACTATAAACTCCTGCAAAAAACCCTGGTCCAAAACGGCGCCGCCCTCCCGGGCATTAAAATAAACTAA